The Phragmites australis chromosome 13, lpPhrAust1.1, whole genome shotgun sequence DNA window CCGACCCGCCCTGTTAGCCATCATGCCGTGCCGTACCTGGACCGTACTAATAGTGTTGTGCCTCGAACTAACCTATGTTACACGACACATTTAGACATCTTTACCAATAAGACCGTAGAGGTCTCACACTACCTCAGATGGAGACAAGTGTGCTATGTTACTAGCTGCATGCTGGAAGCCAAAAGGGTTAATAATTGAGTCTTTGATTAGTACATATAACCTTTTTTTATCTATTAGTACATATAACTAGCGTGGAAAGGACGTTACTAGTGTGAAACAAGATGGACATTTGATCATGCTTCGAACATCAGTTGACAGTAGAAAACATGCACGAGGCTTAAGATGTTCACATCGGATCACTGCATAGCAATGGAGAATGGAACGAGCAGTACATACCGGCAAACCGAAAGGCTCAGATCATGCAGATGGCAGACAATAATAAGCGTTAGGGCCGGCACCATGCAATATCTCATGGGAATCGACCGTGCGACCCTTAAAGATTACTGTTATCTTCGATCTGGATCCCTAGTTTGCTTTAGAATTCGCAAACTCTAGACTGACGAAGGAATTCACTATATGATGGCATAATGAGTGATGTGAGTTTGGGCGGATTAAAATGCTCAGAATAAAACATGGGGGCCAACACACAGAAAGGATAACTTTTTGAAGATTTACGTAATAGCAACAGTAGCTTACAGCAAAAGGAAAGAAGCCAAGTCTAAGTACCTACAAAAGGAATGGTGCGGTGCCCATCTGAAGCCTGAAGCTAATTACTGAACATTGCATATGCGTTAGCAATAAAGAATGGCTGCAAATAATCACGGAGTTGTATCCATAATGTCCAAATTTTGCACGCGCGTTTGATAAGAAAATGTTTTCAGCCTTCGAAGCAGAAGCCATGCATCAGAACTTGGACAGCCTTCATTCAACTCGCGTACAATAGGAATAGAGGAGTTTTTGTTGAACTCAATAAGCATCATACCCTAGAAACAAGGGAGTGAAAGCATTATATACCTTTCAAACGCTATAAATtgcaagtgatttttttttcaaacagaaACAGTGTAGATGGTCCCTAGACAACCATAGGAAATATAAACATTATATGTGTGGGGGTCCAAACTCAAAATAAGAGCCTGAATTTCTGATACACTGTTAGCCTACCTACCACAAAAGCTTCAAGTTAAAACTGGCCCACTGGCTAATTGAACTTGCCATTTTGCAAGGGTGTATAAGCAcagcataaaaaaaaaaaattcttgggCTTCATTTTCATTATATAAAGCCAGCAAACTGGCTTGTACAAGCGAGAGTCAAAAGCCCTGGAAATTCATTCCCCTCAAAACTAGTCTTGCTTTGCTTAAGTCAAAAAATCAGATGCTCCTATTTTACAACTTCGAATTTCTGTTGGCCCACATATCCCCTATGGTAGATCTAGGGATGTaagttttgtttttttggttGACCCAATACCCACTCCACCCTATTAAAAATGCCATTCCACATCCACTGTTAGTTCACTTTTCTTACTTAGTTATggtaaattttatttctttatgaACTAGAATGGATAGTTGGGTAGCCATTGGGCACCCACTTGCATCCTTAATTATATCCAGCACATGTTAACCAAAGAGGAATAGACGCAAGTTTAGATGCAATACTATACTAATTTAACACATTTTGGGTCCTGCTGGGTCATTCAGATAAAATGGTAGTTATGTACACTTATACATTACAGACAATGACAATACTCAACTAGTGTGATGATTAACAAGTGCCCCAGTAAGAAAACTAATTTCCCAAGGCAGAAGTACGCTAATGGAAACAGGCATGAGGCATATGAGTTTAAGAACAGGAAACTAACCTCAAATTTCACCAGAACACTCTGGAATCCTTTAAGAATTTCTTTCATAGTACTGGCTGATGTTGAATTTGATTCACCAGAAAGAGCAGATGTGACCTCCCCAGGGGAATGACCAATTATGTtcttcacaatctatcaaacaGAACTCAATGTAACATAATATGGTAAGATGGCAAACTAGGATAATTACTAATAGAAACAGATGTACTCACATCACTGTCAACAAAGGCCACCGAGATGTAACTCCCATCATCTATGTAAACATAAAGCTCATACTCGGTACGTCGTTTAAATTGAAAACTTTTGACAGAAGTGATCAAACCCTGTAGAAGTTATGCCATCAATTAACACTTGGCGTCTTCCATAAATTATAGAAATTTCATATACATGTATAGAATCTTCATACGTTTCTTGAATCATCAAAGAAGTACTTTGGTCAAAGTCAAACTGGAAAATGGAACTGATGCAATTTGAAATCCTAATTTGTTGATAAAAAAGCAGAAAGGTACTTAAATTTGCATGTAAACAGAAAGGTATTAAGAAGCAAATGAACCTTGATTTTTCCTTGAATATAGGCTTTTGTATCCTGTTGTATACCCCAGTCTGCAAGCATGCTGATAATGTATGTAAAAGGTTTTTCATTTTCACCACTTAGAATCATGGAATGCTCCTGATTGAACTCGTCATCAAGATTTGAAGACTGTGCAGCCACCACATCATTAGCACCAGTACCACCAATGCCATATGACCCATGTTGGGTATCATAGCTACAAGGGGTAGATGCAGAAGATTTTCTTTCGGTCCTAGCAAAAGCAGTAGCCTGTTCCTGCATGGCGATTTCTTGGACACACTGTATTTGTTCATGGGCATTATTTGCTATAATAGGAGGCTCAACATATTCTTCTCTGATAGTCTGTGTAATTCTCTCAATGCTATGTGTGCGATCATATTGACGGGGAGTATATGCAGAAGTTTCTGTATTGTTCCTGGCAAGAGAAGCAGATGGGTCTTGCATGTTGATTTCTTGGACACGCAGACTTTGCTCTTGGACACTGTTTACTACTACAGGAGGGCTAACATGCCCTTCAACCATAGTTTCTGTAGTTCTACCAACCTGGAAAGCATTAACTGCAAACACAAACATGAAACTGATAAAAAAAGAGAGCGTATACATTCTTAAACTTTATTAAGCAAAGTAGGGCATCCCATAAGAATGGCAAGTTTTGGCACATTCAGGTTAGGAAAGTTTAACCATTTGTGGGCAATGTTTTGTTTGTGGGCAAGGTTAGGAAAGTTAGCCCACTACATTTGAATAAAATGTAGAATCGCAACAGATAGCTAATTCAGTGGCTGGTATCACAGCTTGAGTAAATGAACAGGTATAATTATAAAGAGTCTTTTCACTCATAAAATGAAGATGTTaattgttagatatatattgcTCTGTGTAATATCCCTAGACTATAAGAGAACCTTTGCATATTGTCATctgtacatgtgtatatatattgatcCAGGGCCTCCAggaaatacaagttgctatttctAACATAGTATTAGAGCTAGATTTCTTTAGGGACGCAACAAATCATCCCGAGATCTAGTCCACGTTCGTCAGCTCTAGATCGATCTGCTACGTTAGGATCAAACCGCCACCTCTTGATCCGGTCGGATCCACCTTGACCCAGTCGGATCTGCCTGTCCCCCCACATCTCTGCGCCACCTCCCCTTGTGCCTCTGTGCATCGCCGCTCAGCGTGCACCTGCCCCATCTCACGCAGGACCCAAACCGCCTCCTCTGCCTCTGCTCTGGCTAGATCCGTCAGCCTCTTCCCCATAACAGCGTCGCTCGGCCCCACCCTAGTGCTGTCTAGCCCTACTCGCCTCCACCGCACCGGCTGCCCCGGTGCCTCCTTGCCACGCCTACCTCCGCCCCGTCGGCCGCCACTCGCGCCCTCGCCGCGTCGGCGGACTCTAGTCTCTAGCCGCCCACCCACCCATCCACGCCTACTTCTGTTTGTGCTCTGTAACAGAGCACAATTGAGCCAGCTCCAggtcaaaggaaagaaaataaagcaaaaaaaaaaagtagcacGCTGCTTCTTTTGCGCTCTCGCCGTCGACCATCGCTTCTCCTTTGCGCCCTCGCCGTCGTTTGACCCTTCTTCATGATGTCGTCGAGTACCGTTTCTATTCCTTGGTGCTCGGTAAACTTTGATGGTGCCAACTAcctatacatgtgtatatatactagcTCAGAGCCTCCagagaatacaagttgctattcctaacagtAATCACCTTTTTCCTGTAAGCTCGTGTGTGCGCATTCCCAGCATTATTAATTTGTAATTCAATTATACTCTATCTCAGAAAAGAGTGCTATCCCTAAAGCTCGGGTGTGCATTGCTAGGACAATTAATTTGTAATTCAGTTATACCTCTATCTCGAAAAGGGTGCTATTCCTAAAGCTAATATCCAAATGAATTCTATACAGATTCTATATAGTACCTAATCCTGTTGGATGAGAGGGAGTAACtgttcttggcattgagatCCCTTGCCCACCACCATTAGTAACATTGATACTACATTGCCAGGCAGCTAGAGCGGCCCTTGAAGACAAAGGCAATCCACCTTGTTTCCTGCAGTATGAAGAGGTGAAAACACGTAGAATATAGAATGTCAATATTGAGTTATGATAGAAAAACCATTGGACCCATAAGGGGGTGCTATGTACAAACTGAATAGCAATAATACTGCATGCTGCTGATTAAATACATATGACCAGTTAGCATTCAGTATAAAACCTTTGAAATTTCTACAACCAAGGCAATAGAGACAAACTGAGAGAAAGGAAGTTTCACTGCACATAAAAGATCCTAAACTGACATGTTTTCATTTCAATTGATCTAATCACGCATGTAATAGGATACTTGCATAAATAAGTGTCGAGTTATTCCTTATAAATCCGTTATGAAGCAATATACCTTGAAATGAAATATCATGTCTGTAAATCTAATAGGTTCAATAATGCGTAATGTATACCTTTTGCCGCGAGGTGGTTTGTTTACTTCAGAAACAAGTCTGTCACGCGCTGCTTCCAATTCGTCAACTACACCCCCAAGAATTTCAATAACCTCAGGAAGTAGCATAAGAAGGCCCCTCCTTATGTGCACATTTCTTATAACAACCTGAGATACATTGAAAAAGAAATGAGCTCTATATACAAAATTAGGAAACGAAAAATATATTCACATTATCATTTAGACTCTTTTATTGTAATACTTGGCTATGTAGATTGATCATTGATATACAAAACACAATAACCATTTCGTTCAAAAAGAGATATCACGGACATTCATTCTTTATGAGAAAAGTTTTTAGAAGATGCGGGAAACCTTATTATCCAAACAACGAATGGACTATAAAAGTATAAATGGCAACGAGTTCCTGAGAAGCCTTGGCAAACTGAGTTACTACTTTTCTTAATTATAATAAGGGGAAATCTTTGATGAAAACTAGCAAATAGGTGCAAACGTGCAAACAGTGAATGTCGTCCGTTCGATCCTCATCCGAATGTTGTAGATCCTACCATTCCAATAGTGAAGGGGTTATTTCGCAATATTTTGTGGCCACACGGGCTTTTTTTGCAAATCAACCCCTCCACTGGTGGGATAGTGAGATTAACCGCAGACTTCGAATGGGATCAAACGGACGACATTCGTTGTTTGCACGTTTGCACCCATTTGCTTGTTTGCGCCAAAGATTTTCCCCATATAATAAAGCCTTAGCAAGCTTTGGCCAACACTGCGACCTCTTTTTTATGcttttgatgaaaaaaaaaatttgaaaattttctaCACTGAAAAAGCATCGGAAGGAAACAAAGCAACCACCTAGCAACCTTACAAATCGAATGCAGAGTATGCAGTTCTATTCTCCCACAATTCCAGGTGTGAAGGTTCATGTTGTGATCCACACATAATCATGTAAGTTTATATTTAGAAAGTACCTATGgaaatatatattgaacaataCAAGACAAAGTAGTTGACAAAAGTTTAACATTGCCTAGCACGGTAACAAGAAATGGGAAGCACAACCGATAGGCCTCTGATAAAGTTTTTGTGTATCACCGCATATAGTGGACTATTAGATATCTGGTTGATACAATAAATACTGAAAGATTGAGCAATGTAATCAACAACTACACAATTACCGGTACAAATTCAATATATCGGCATCACATAACAGTCAAAATGATACCAAAGTAGAAGCACAAAATATATCAAAGTATGTGATAAGTACATCAAAAGGAAGAAACAATCTCTCTATTCCCGACATTCCTTCATCCCATGAAAAGGCATTACTAATAGGCTACGAAAAAGAGCACAAACCCAAAGGCAAgacaaccttctctggacagAAGGAACGGGCAAAAAAATGACCTTTAAACCAGCAGGAGCAAGAACTTGCAGGTCTTTAATGGGTCTGTATTCCATTCCAAATACGCGTTGGATGCCATCTGTCATTGACAATTTTAAACATCTTTTAGGTCCCGCGTGTGTGTCACGATATCTTTCCCTCAAAGGAGCTGACATATTGACAATTTCATCAACCTATAAAAAACAAGAGTCGTATAGATAATTCCTCATAgcagaaaaagaaagaacaaaaaaatctTTACACATCATCCAAATAAAAAAGGCAAAACTGCGAAAAAGTACAATTAGCATAAGATAAAGGTAAAGAAATTTTGAACAGCAAAAGTGTTGATGGACATAGTGGCAAAGTGCTATGTAGGAAATGCATAGTGAAAATCACATTTCGTGAAACGTTGTACATTTAGCAATTTAGCACATGCGGAAAGCTAAAGAACTGGTATAGTCTGGAGTGATCTAGTGGGTGGAACATACCGAGAACTGCCAATGGAAAGTCTCAACAAAATTTTCCATTTTATGTTGCCTACAGTCACCTTCAAGCATTGACGACCTGTAATTTCGCTTATACTTTGCAGCTATTTCTTCACATCAGCTCCAACCCAGATTTTCCAATTTCGACAAGTTATGCATTTGTGGCGCACTTGGTAAGAAGATATACATCCAGTAAACTAGAGATTTAGATCCGAGTTTCACTACCCATTTAGGGTGGATCTTGAACCACAGATCTTTGAAGATTTAACAGCATCAGATCAAAATTGATGGAACATTTTATTTTCTCGAACAATTGCAGGCATTATCATCACCAATCAATGGAAAATATCGACAAACATTTCAAGAATTCTGTAACTAAATCATGCTAGGGGGCACCAAAATAGAACAGGTATCAGCAGCTCAGAAAGTAAAGTATAACCATTGTTTTACCAAATTGCAATAAGCAATGTATCACCTGAAGCACGAAGGGCCCATCAAGCACGGAGGCGTGCATGCCCCCAACGCCCTCTGGGAGCCCGCCGGCCCCGCAGGCGTTCATGTCGGCGAAGAGGAACTGCTCGAAGCACCGCCTTGCCTGCACCTCCGGGCCGCCGAGGCCGTTGAAACCAGGAATCCCCGCAGCGCATGATTCGAGCCACTCGGGCCGCATTCGCAGCCCGAGCCCCCGCAGGAGCTCGTCCACCGGCCGCAGCCGCCCGCTCAGCGCGGATGGCGGCGGGGTCGAGGCCGGAGGCGCGGTTGGCGACGGATTCCGGGCCAGAGATGGAGTCGGGGTTGGGGTCCCGGCCGGAGGTGTTGTCAGGGTTGGGGTCCGGGCCGCCGAAGGAgggggagcgggagcgggagcgggaagaGGCGGTGGGGAGAGCTCGTCGGGGGCGTCAGTAAAGGGGGAGTCCCCGTCGGGGTCCACGATCTCTTCGAACTCGTCGTCGTCGGAGATCACGACGGGAGCGGAGGGCGGCGATAAGCACGGGAACGGGACGGGGAGTGGGCTAGGGTTCCGGGGCGAGGGCCGGCCGAcgctgccgtcgccgccgctggcgacggaggcggaggcggaggcggatgTGGATGTGGCAATGCCCTCGCCGTCCTCGTCGTCGGAGTCGATGATTAGGTTCCGGCGCCTCATTTTCGAAGGAAATTTTTGGCGGCGGTTTGATCGGGGAATGAAGTGAGGGTTTTGGTGGTTTCCCTCCAAAGTTTGGAATTGggagaagaaagagggagagggggCATTGCAAATGGTGGGTCCCGCTGTCAGTGAGTGGGTATCGATTGGGAATGGGCTGCGGAGTATGGGGAATGGGCTTTGGTTTGGGCTCTCGTACGTAGCGTAGTCGAGTAAAAACCTTGGCTGTGCGAAAAGCCCAAAACGTGAGGAAATgccagaattttttttattttttaatatttgcaaaattacaccGATATTAAATTTTGTAATAATAGACCATCATCATCCGTTCATCGAGCGAAAGCTTGCTCTCGCCCTATGAATGGACGGTACCTTGTGTGGCGGAATAAATAAATGGCGGTGTCGTGGGGTCTCAGGTGAGACTTTGCTCTTACTCACTGAACAGTTGAGACATTTCTTGCAGCGACGCCCGATGAGTTTACCCAAAAGGAGTCGCTCACTGTTCGGACCAGATCTTTTAGGTATAAAAAGCAGTTGTGTCGACCCTATCAATGTCAGCACCTCATTTGTTTCCAACCGaactgagagagagggaggagagccCGAGCAAGGGAGGAGAAATTTGAGGCAAAGCTCTATTCGAGGATGGATGTCATTTTTTATCCGTTTTTTACAAACATGGTAGGATAATCACTGGTGCTAGATTTTGATATAGGTTAGAGATTAGATCTAGCATTTTTTTATAAACCCAGTAGGATAGCTACTAGAtgtaggttagaatgtagatctaggtttagaattagggttagacatGATTTAACAATTAGATCATGTATGTacgcatattttagcaattagatgtactatttagacatatattagGTTTTAGATATAtgatttagatatagtgtagacATAATGAggtagtagatgtaggatttagaggtgtttgatatAGCGACCTGgggatattttgttgcaatgtaGATGAAATGTTAAGCCATGTTTTTAATGAATATTGTATTATTGTAGATTGTATTGTAgttttatgtaatattttatgTTCTGTTGGAATAATGTTAGAGCCTTTTGTCGATGGCTGGCAGGTATATCGGATAAGTGacagtttagaattttttatgtgaATAGTGAAATATTATACGGTGCAGAAGGGGTAGTATTGTTGGTATTTGagtcaatggacaagggtatcTTCAGACTATGCAGACGAGTATCAGACACTTGTATGCCTGattgatgcggggtttcaaaatagaccctaaaatttaagagatgaccattagtattGTGAGCAATTGTATGAGAGATAGTGCGTACTAGGGGTATACTCGCTCAGGGATGATCAAGTCTGGAGGATGAACCTTACAGGATATTATGCAAAGAGGTTGGACACCTATGTCGCttatgcaatggaagaataagaagGAAGTTGGAGAGATGCAGGGTAGGGGTACACGAAGGAGGAGGGTAATGAGGAAGAGAATGATGAGGATAATGGTAATGAGGATGTCGATCCGAATGCTACACATTCATCAAACTATCCAATTAAAACGACCGGTGAAGCAGATGAGGGGGaacaaatcccttctctaattgaacagatggagcgagATAATCTTAAGACTAACAAAGCTCTTGAGTATGACACGTCGGATGATGACGACGATGCTCCTATTCCCGCATATTACAACCATACCAACTTTAATAACCTTATGAGAAATGAGGAGAATCAGGTGTCCTAGGAGTATAAGCAGAATAAGGTGAATGAGGGTGCTAGATATCCTATGAGTTAGGCCATAAAGGATGATATGACTCAATGGGTATATCATTTTAACGACAGTTTTAGATTGTcaaatcaagcaagaaggaatatgatgtcaagtgcatagaggatcatagatcgttaccactagacTCGTAGCACATCAGAAGAAAAGttagagtagaccaatccagCTTCATGCGCGTCCTTAACCAGCCCCGACCACATGCACcacgtcctcgaccagctcctaCCACGTGCACCACTTCCTAGACCAACTCTGACCATGAGCATTgtgtcctcgaccagctccgaccACAGGCACTACGTCCTCGACCAACTCTAGCCACGAGCACCACATCCTCGACCAGCTTCGTGACCACATaaaggaagtagtcgatcatgTTGACCACCTCATTAACCAAGAACAGGAAGCCTCAACCACGTCCTCGATCATGATGAGGAAGTAGTCGAACCCGTCCTAGTGTCCTTATCACCAAGCAGCACCACTGCAATCACATCagtgcctctatggtatccacacgtacagggaTGAAACGTCATACGCTAATGTGCTAGCACTGTGCGCTCGACTAGGGTTTCACAGGGAGTTCAAGAAGAGGTGGCAGCTAGAGTTTTGGTGGTCAAATTAAGTCATGCGCCCACGGCGcttgcctcctcttatatagagtatgttaatgggcctttaatcacatCAAAGCCTATCATGACTCTGAATCCTAATCaacattcaatcatattaaatacCATTCgcagatccaatctgcatacGCGGTCGTCTCTAGGGCATataaccaacaatctcccacttgcactagagtcgattcatgcgagttttaaatttcatcgctttaagtgtgtgacctgttaggttcatatGTAAATGGCCACGATTTAAAAACCCTTTCCGTATtacaagtcaatagcggtacctagcagcaTATATTGACTCTTGAgcatacataaagatcatatcggctgaaccttgatatacatatacatcaatCTCTTtgccacacgataccagtcaagctcaaggtgagatacgtgccaccctcgTGATAActcgaccattcacttgatcaagtagcGGATTCATCGTGATTaaatctttaatcatattggtatggccatgcactttttcaatccaactacctcgaggggatcagagatatctctcccattaagtaggaggggcaaattccatcttgaccGCTTACAccccatgacatgcttcataacatacccaaaacaacctttataactacccagttacggaacaGTGTTTAGAAaccccctaagtgtgttactacacattctgggaatcaataacGCTCTCAGGTCAAAAGGTTCTGCAGGTACACCTTTCAAGACTACAACTGATGGCACTTCGCTTAATATCACAACAgtgtctcaaggtgggtctgTCTAACACCATATTCGCTAACATGtgcccacattattgatttgatatctccatatctacgatctatgaaatatgatcatcaatcaatacatgtgttagtTTATGAATTAGCATCCCATATGATGATATGAAACCAGGAACTATTTAAGAATTACATCAAACAATGAGTCTCATGAGCAAGTAACGTACTTGCTTATCGATATCTATAATGGTCATTCAAGAAATATAGTAACAAATTACTCGAGACAACACAAACATAgaagtgatacaatcatctccatGATTGCCTTTACGATATATCACCAAAACTTTCCTACTTACACTAGAGCCAATCACATAGGTATCCAAGACCTATTGCTCGACAGTGCACCTTCTTTCATGTTGTAGATTAAGACAGGCTAACAGATCCAATCCGATAGGTATCCAATACCAATtacatatatttacatcacTTCTCCATTCAATTTAAATGATGTATCCATGCCAAAGTACATGCTCGAAATTATGGTGGTACCAATGCATCTAGTGCTCTGACAATAGGTCTATTATCGataatagagatccattggacttaACATATTGTAAACCACACATAACtcagaaaataattttataatccAAACAATTTCTAATATGATTTTAAAAGCGGTGGTATACTTAGCAATAGTTGTAGAGTAGGCAACGGTTCTTACATGGAACATTTCTTGCTCACCGTTCCATCATTTACATAACACTAGATTCCACATCATGATTCCTTTGCTAGTTTGGAATCTAGCATCTATGTAACCATTTATAATGAAAATTTCTTTCCTCCAAAAACTATGGTCACATCCTCGTTCTTATCCAGTACTAGAGGATGATTCTTCCTGATGATTATCAACATGACTCGTGATTGATATCAAGATTTCCCTGCTCATCAGGTGTCATAACACACTGAGTCTCACAAATATTGACGCTACATGGCATTGGAAAGAAACTTTAGCCCTGGCATTCTATATACCATATCCACcgtaaccacggcatagcctgcacgtatcgggaccgtatgtaagatacggacgcCTGGAAGAATCTGgcccccttgcaacctcgatgtgatatcCGCCAGGCTTGATTACAAAGCTGCAGGACGTGGGCCCTTCTAACAGGTCGATTGTATCCGGCTCAGTCTCGGTAGCAGCTATTTGTTGCTCAACCTCCCTGGAGGCAcaactactcttccctgcagctccagggctaaaatcctgtggcatggaaatctctatttcCTTTGCTACAAGCTgcccatgatgcttgagtaaactttcttggtgatgtcctgtgtcaatgcatccacatccactgcatccgacctcttcctcttcttgtacatcctgatGTCTTCGGGAAAaccgtatttccagccctgggaacttgatacacctcgcactcgaccagGGTACTCCGGGTTTCCCAGTGCTGTTGTGAGAACATCACtttccctgaccccgg harbors:
- the LOC133888882 gene encoding recQ-mediated genome instability protein 1, which codes for MRRRNLIIDSDDEDGEGIATSTSASASASVASGGDGSVGRPSPRNPSPLPVPFPCLSPPSAPVVISDDDEFEEIVDPDGDSPFTDAPDELSPPPLPAPAPAPPPSAARTPTLTTPPAGTPTPTPSLARNPSPTAPPASTPPPSALSGRLRPVDELLRGLGLRMRPEWLESCAAGIPGFNGLGGPEVQARRCFEQFLFADMNACGAGGLPEGVGGMHASVLDGPFVLQVDEIVNMSAPLRERYRDTHAGPKRCLKLSMTDGIQRVFGMEYRPIKDLQVLAPAGLKVVIRNVHIRRGLLMLLPEVIEILGGVVDELEAARDRLVSEVNKPPRGKRKQGGLPLSSRAALAAWQCSINVTNGGGQGISMPRTVTPSHPTGLVNAFQVGRTTETMVEGHVSPPVVVNSVQEQSLRVQEINMQDPSASLARNNTETSAYTPRQYDRTHSIERITQTIREEYVEPPIIANNAHEQIQCVQEIAMQEQATAFARTERKSSASTPCSYDTQHGSYGIGGTGANDVVAAQSSNLDDEFNQEHSMILSGENEKPFTYIISMLADWGIQQDTKAYIQGKIKGLITSVKSFQFKRRTEYELYVYIDDGSYISVAFVDSDIVKNIIGHSPGEVTSALSGESNSTSASTMKEILKGFQSVLVKFEGMMLIEFNKNSSIPIVRELNEGCPSSDAWLLLRRLKTFSYQTRVQNLDIMDTTP